GGCGCTCGGTGTCGCGGCGGATGTCGGGCGCTCGGTGTCGGGGCGGATGTCGGGGGCTCCGTGTCGCAGCGGACGCGGGCCGACTCGGTCGTGGTGAGCCGGCTCACGCACCGGGGTGACCGGCAGGTACGGGACTAGGCTAGATCCCGTGACCACGACAACCTCCGGCCTGACGGCCGTCCGCGCCGGTGTCCTCGACTACGAGGCCGCCTGGGAGGAGCAGCGACGGCTGCACGAGTCGGTGGTGGCAGGCGAGCGTGGCGACACCGTGCTCCTGCTGGAGCACCCGAGCGTCTACACGGCGGGCAAGCGCACAGAGCCGTGGGACCGACCGATGGACGGCACCCCGGTCATCGACGTCGATCGCGGAGGCAAGATCACCTGGCACGGTCCGGGACAGTTGGTCGGATACCCGATCCTGCGCCTGCCCGACCCGGTCGACGTGGTGGCGTACGTGCGGCGCACCGAGCAGATGCTGATCGACGTATGCGCCGGATTCGGGCTGACCGTCGGTCGGGTCGACGGGCGTAGCGGCGTGTGGGTTCCGGAGGACGACCGGGGTCCGGCCCGCAAGGTCGCCGCCATCGGCATCCGGGTCGCCCGCGGGGTCACCCTGCACGGTTTCTCCATCAACTGCGACTGCGACCTCGGGCACTTCGACCGAATCGTCCCCTGCGGCATCCGCGACGCCGGGGTCACCTCACTCACCGCGGAGTTGGGGCGCCCGGTGCCGGTGGCGGACGTCCTCGCCGTTGTGGAGCACCAGCTGCCCGCCCTGCTCGGCTGAGCCGGGCCACGCCGGTCGGCCAAGCCACGCCGGTCAGCCGCGCGCCACAACGCGTTCCAAGCCGATGGCCACACCGCGCGGCGGCACACCGGGTGACCAGTTCCAAGCCACGGAACAGCAGATCGGACCCGTTTGAGTAGGCCGGCCGCTCCGGATCCGGGTGGCTGCGGCAGAGGCGCTCGAGGGTGCGTTCCTCGCACCGCACACGTGCACCGGACCGACCGCCCGAGCGTGACGCGGGCACAGTCGTCCGGGTGTCCGGCGTCACGACCTTCCTGGCGTGACGGCGGTCGCCCGACGGGCATCGACCGTCGCCGACGGGCGTAGGCTCGGTTTGTGACGATCGAGCACTCCGCGCCGACGACCGGCCAGGCAACGCAGCCCGCGACGCCCTCCCCCGAGGGGCGGCGGCTCCTGCGGATCGAGGCGCGCAACGCCGAGACGCCGATCGAGCGCAAGCCGCCGTGGATCAAGGTCAAGGCCAAGATGGGCCCGGAATACACCCAGCTGCGCGGCCTCGTCTCGCGCGAAGGGCTGCACACCGTCTGCCAGGAGGCCGGCTGCCCCAACATCTACGAGTGCTGGGAGGACCGGGAGGCCACCTTCCTCATCGGCGGTGACCAGTGCACCAGGCGCTGCGACTTCTGCCAGATCGACACCGGCAAGCCGGCCGAGTTCGACGCCGACGAGCCGCGCCGGGTCGCCGAGTCGGTGCTGTCGATGGGGCTGCGCTACGCCACCATCACCGGTGTCGCCCGTGACGATTTGCCCGACGGTGGCGCCTGGCTCTACGCCGAGACCGTCCGGCAGATCCACGCCCTTCAGCCAGGCTGCGGCGTCGAGCTGCTGATCCCCGACTTCAACGCCGCCTCCGAGCAGCTCGCCGAGGTCTTCGGAGCGCGGCCGGAGGTGCTCGCGCACAACATAGAGACCGTGCCGCGGATCTTCAAGCGGATCCGGCCCGCGTTCCGCTACGAACGCTCCCTCGACGTGATCCGGCAGGCCCGCACCGCCGGCCTGGTCACCAAGAGCAACCTCATCCTGGGAATGGGTGAGGAGCGCGCCGAGATCATCCAGGCCCTGCGCGACCTCCACGAAGCGGGCTGCGAGCTGATCACCATCACGCAGTACCTGCGCCCCTCCCCCCGGCACCACCCGGTGACCCGCTGGGTCAAGCCGGAGGAGTTCGTCGAGCTTCGCGACGAGGCCGAGGAGATCGGCTTCGCCGGCGTGCTGAGCGGCCCACTGGTCCGCTCGTCGTACCGGGCCGGCCGGCTCTACCGTCAGGCCCTGGCGGCCCGCGGGGCCGCTCCGGTCGTCGCCGCCGGCTGACGACACCGACCGTGTCCGGCCGAGACGCGCGGGGCGGGGCGGGCCGGCACGCTGGCCCTGATCGGGGCCGGGCGAACGTGCCTAGCGGGCGGCCGGATCGGCGAGCAGACCCAGGCGGTGGGCCAGGGCAGCGGCCTCGACACGGTTGTGCACGTCCAACTTGGCGATGATGCGGGAGACGTGCACGCTCGCCGTCTTCGGCGAGATGAACAGCTGCTCGGCTATCCGGCTGTTGCTGTGCCCCTCCGCGACCAGTCGCAGCACCTCCCGCTCCCGCCCGGTGAGCAGGTCGGCGCCCGGGCGGCCCCGGGTCGCGCCGCGCAGCCCCACCCGGCGGGCCAGTGTCGCGGCCTGCTCGGCCAGCGGCGCCGCGCCGAGCAGGTCGGCGAGGGCGGCCGCCTCGGCGACGGCCGCCGCCACCTCGTCCCGCTCCGCCCCCGCAGCCGCAGCCTCGGCCAGCGCGAGGAGCGCCCGACCCAACGGGTACGGCCGCCCGTCGGCCCGCCACGCCGCCACGGCGGCCCGCCACCGAACGAGCTCGTCCGCGTCACCGCCGCCGTCGCGCAGGCTGGGCCCGACCGGTGGCGCTGCCGTACCCGCCGACGGACAGGCATCGGCTACGGCGGTCGGCAACGGCACCGACAGGGTCGCGGCGACCTGGGCCGCGTACGCGAGTTCGGCCGGAAACCGCGCCGGGACGGTGGCGGCGAGCACGGCGGTCCGGGTGGCCAACCCACCGTCCCCGAGGTGTCGGGCGAGGCGGGCGAGGGCGGCAAGGACGGGCCAGCCGTACCGGGGGTTGCCGGCGACGTCGACGTCGGCCAGCGCGGCCTCGGCAGCACGTCGCGCCTCGGGCCGGTCGTCAGTGGCGAGGGCGGCCTCCAACCACAGCTCGACCAGCGGCAGCCGCTGGTGCGGGTGCAGGTATGGCTTGCTGAGGAAGCTCAGCGACCGGCCGACCGTCTCGTCCGCCGCCGGGTGCCCCTGGGCCAGCCGCAGCCCGGCGCGCAGTTGCAGCCAGTGCGAGCCGGTGACGCCGGGCGGGTCGATCCGCGCGGCGTCGGCGAGCACGGCCGCCGCCTCCACCCAGCGCCCCAGGGCGAGCAGCGCCTCTGCCCGGTTCGACAGCAGGTACGCCCCGGTGGAGCGGCTGATCCCCACCCGGAGCGCCTCGGTCACCCCGTCCGCGGCGGCGCGGGCCGACTCCTCGTAGCGGCCCAGCTCGAACAGCACGTCGGAGATGCTCACCAGGGCACTGACCAGCGCCGGCGCCGCCCCGCTGGCCCGGGCCAGCGCCTCGGTGCGACGCAGCTCCCCCAGGCCCAGGTCCGGCGCTCCCTCGCTGCGGCGCAGTGCCGCGAGCGGCACCGGTAGCTGCGCCACGTCGACACCGGCGGACCGCGCCGCCGCCAGCACCTCGGCGGCGAGCCGGGTCCCCTCCGCCCAGTCCACGCGGGCCAGGTGGGTGGCGACGTCGGCGAGCAGGCGCAGCCGCTCCGGGCCGTCCGGCACGCCGGATGCCAGCCGGTACGCCTCCCGCAGTTCGGCGGCGCCGTCGCTCTTGCCGAGCATGGCCAGCATCCGGCCGCGCCGGTCGAGCAGCCGGGCGGCCCGCAGCGGCTCCGCCGCACGGTCGACCTCGGCCAGCGCGGCCCGAGTCAGGGTGAACGCCCGGTGGTAGTCCCCGGCGGTGGTGGCCGCCGGGACCGTCTCCTCCAGCAGCGCGAGATGGTCCATGCCGAGCCGCTCCGCCGCGTCCGGGACCAGCTCCCACAGCTCCAGCACCCGCTCCAGCAGCCGGCTCTGCTCGGCGTACGCGTACCGGTCGGCCGCGGCGCACGCGGCGGTCCGGGCGGCCACCAACGCGCGGGGGTGGTCGTGCGCGGCGTACCAGTGGTGGGCGATCTCGGCCGGCGCACGCCCGGCGGCCACCAGGTGCGGCTGCGCCTCGATCGCTGCGGCCCAGCGCGCGTGCAGCCGGGCGTGCTCTCCGGGTAGCAGCTCGTCGTGGACCGCCTCGCGGACCAGCGCGTGCCGGAACTCGTAGTCGCCCTCCGGGTCGGCCACCACAAGTTGGGCGGTGACGGCGGCGCGCAGCGCGTCCTCCAGCTCGGCGTCGGGCAGCCCGGCGACCTCGGCAAGCAGCTGGTGGGCGAACCGGGTGCCGCCGGCGGCGGCGATGCGCAGCACCCGCTGCGCCGGCTCGGGTAGCCGGTCCACCCGGGCAAGCAGCAGGTCGCGCAGCGTCTCCGGCAGGGCGGCGCAGCCGATCGGGTCACCGGCCGCGGCCAGCTCCTCGATGAACAGCGGGTTGCCCTGCGTACGGTCGTGGATGTCGTCGACCGCGCGGGCGGACGGCTCGACGCCGAGCAGCCCGGCCAGGACCGCGCCGGTGCCGTCCCGGTCCAGCCGGGACAGCTCGATCCGCTCCACACCACGGGCCCGGTCCAGCTCGGCCAGGAATGGCCGCAGCGGGTGTCCCCGGTGCAGCTCGTCGGACCGGTAGGTGCAGACCAACAGCAACCGGTCGGCGACGGCCGCCCGGACCAGGACGCCGATCAGGTCGCGGGTGGAGCGGTCGGCCCAGTGCAGGTCCTCGATGACCAGCACCAGCGGTTGAGCCGCGGCAAGCCGCCCGAACAGCCCGGCGACCAGGTCGAACAGGTAGCCGCGTGGAGCGTCGGAGACCGTGGGCGGCACGGTGCCGAGCGGTCCCCGGGCCAGCTCCGGCAGGAGTCGGGCGAACTCCGCCTCGTACCCGTCGAAGACGGCGGGTCCGTCGCGGCGCAGCACCGCCCGCAGCACCGCGGCGATCGGCGCGAACGGCAGGCCCGCCTCGCCGAGTTCGAGGCACTGCCCGACGAGCAGCCGGGCGCCGTCGACCCGGTCCCCGAACTCCTCCAGCAGCCGGGTCTTGCCGACCCCCGCCTCGCCGCCGACCAGGACGGTGGTCGGCTCTCCGGCCCCGGTCCGGGCCAGCGCGTCCCGCAGCGCGGCCAGTTCACGCTGGCGGCCGACGAGGACGGGGCGGGGTCGGACGGTCACGGCACCGAGCATGCCATGCCCGCCGCTGTCCCTGGTTCCGCCGGTCGGCGCGACCGTGCCGGGATGGTCCGAGGCCGCTACGGACACCCCGTCGGCGCTGCGGACGCCCGCTGCCCCAGCGGTGGGGTGCGCCCACACCCCCGTGGTGGGCGCACCCCCCGCCGCCGATCGGGACGGACGCCCCGGGTTGATCGGACCGCCGGCGTGGTCGGCGGGGGCGGTCACCGACGGGTGTCGCCGGGACGGCCGGCGTGCTGCCGCCGGCTCAGCCAGCCGCGGGCGGAGCGGTGCGGCAGGCTCCGGGCCAGCCGGTCGGCGGCGGCGGCGCCGCGTAGCTCGGCGGCGTGCGTACGGTGGACGGAGAGCAGGAATTCCGCGTCGTGGGCGAGCATCTCGGGCTCCTCGTGGTCGGCGTCAACTGCCGACACTGACTCTCCGCCGGAAGGTGGCCCCCGGGCGTGGGTGCGCCGCCTGATCTTTGCCTGCGGGGCCTCCTTACCTCCGCCCGCACCGGCCGGTACGGCGGCGTAAGGTACTCAGCCGCCCGCCGATCAACGGCGGGATACGCCGACCACTAGACTCAGCGGCATGGCAAAGCCCCAGGAGAAGGTGTCGTTCGGCCAGCGGCTGAAGCAGATCGGAATGGTCTTTCGGTTCACCGCCAAGCAGGACCGGTGGTTCGCACCCCTGGCTTTCGCCGCGGTGGTCATCCCGCTGGCGCTCACCGTGGTCGCGTTCTTCGCCTGGGGTTGGTTCTGGATCCCGCTGGGCATCCTGCTTGCCCTGCTCTGCCTGCTGATCGTGCTCAACCTCCGGTCCAACCGGGCGATGATGAACGCGGCCGAGGGCCAGCCGGGCGCGGCGGCGCAGATCATGGAGAACATGCGCGGCGACTGGCGGGTCACCCCGGCCGTCAGCTCGACCACCCAGATGGACATGGTGCACCTGGTCATCGGCCGGCCCGGCGTGATCCTGCTGGCGGAGGGCAACCCGCAGCGCGTGCGCGGCCTGCTCGGGCAGGAGAAGCGTCGGCTGGCCAAGGTGATCGGCTCTGCACCGCTCTACGACTACGTGATCGGCCAGGAGGAGGGCGAGCTGCCGATCCGCAAGCTGCGGATGACGCTGATGCGACTGCCGCGCGACCTCAACGGCCGGGATGTCAACGCGCTGGACAAGCGCCTCAAGGCGCTCAGCGCCCGGCCGCAGCTGCCGAAGGGTGCGATCCCGAAGAACATGCGTCCCCCGCGTGGGGCGTTCCGGCAGACCCGCGGCCGCTGACCACGGCGTTCCGGGAGCCGGCCCGCCAGCGCTGGCGGTTGTCGCCGGACTATGCGGGCAATGGGTTGGCGGATGCGTGGGCGATGACGGATCCGGCGACGCGGTCGTGCAGGCCACGGCGGGCCGGGTCCATGATCAAGGCAGGTATCACCAGGGCGAGCAGCACGCCGCGCAGTAGCGCGGCGACCACGCCGATCCGACCGCCGTCGGCCCAGGAGACACAGCGGATCCGCGTGATGAACATGCCGGGGGTCTGCGCGAACAGGCCAAGGAAGAATCCGTACTCGAGGATCAGGACCAGCACCGGCGCCCAGCCGTCCCGGGCCGGGTCGGCGAAGATGTTCGCGACCAGCAGGCAGAGCACCCAGTCGATCACCAAGGCGCCGAAGCGTCGACCCAGGCCGGGCGGGGTGAAGGCGGGGTCCGAGGCGGGCGGAACGGCGCGGTCGGCGGGGAGCGTCACAGCGGTCAAGGGTATCCAAAGACCCTGGAAGACACCGGGCGACCCGGCGGGGAGAAACGGACAAGCACCTCAGAACTCACTACAATGGCACAGCCGGTTGCGGCCCACCGGCCAACCGGCCCGGTTGCGCTGAGCGGATGACGCTCCGCGAGGGACGTAACACGGCAGAAACACTGAAGACATGGCCGGGCAACGGCCCGGCCATAGCGTCGCCAGAAGCCCAGCCACCCAGTGGACGTGCCAGGAGGACGAGTGTTCGCCAATCCCGAGGAACTCCTGCGTTACCTCAAGAACGAGGACGTGAAGTTCGTCGACGTACGATTCTGTGACCTGCCCGGCGTGATGCAGCACTTCAACCTGCCGGTCGAGTCGGTCGACGATGACCTCTTCACCGACGGCCTCGCTTTCGACGGGTCGTCCATCCGCGGTTTCCAGGCGATCCACGAGTCGGACATGCTCCTGCTCCCGGACGTCGCCACCGCCTTCGTCGACCCCTTCCGCGCGCAGAAGACGCTCGCGCTGAACTTCTTCATCCACGACCCGTTCACCCGGGAGCCCTACACCCGGGACCCGCGCAACGTGGCGAAGAAGGCCGAGGCTTACCTCGCCGCGAGCGGCATCGCCGACACCGCGTACTTCGGTCCGGAGGCCGAGTTCTACATCTTCGACTCGATCCGCCACGAAACCTCGGCGAACCGGGCGTTCTACTACATCGACTCGATCGAGGGCGCGTGGAACACCGGCCGCGAGGAGGAAGGCGGCAACCGCGGCTACAAGACCGCGTACAAGGGTGGCTACTTCCCGGTCCCGCCGGTCGACCACTACGCCGACCTGCGCGACAAGATCGTGCGCCGGCTGGTCGACACCGGCTTCACCGTGGAGCGCTCGCACCACGAGGTGGGCACCGCCGGCCAGGCTGAGATCAACTACCGGTTCTCCACCTTGCTGCACGCCGGTGACCAGCTTCAACTCTTCAAGTACATCGTGAAGAACGAGGCCTGGGCAAACGGCAAGACCGCCACCTTCATGCCGAAGCCGCTGTTCGGCGACAACGGCTCGGGCATGCACACCCACCAGAGCCTGTGGTTGAACGGCGAGCCGCTGTTCTACGACGAGACCGGCTACGCCGGCCTGTCCGAGACCGCACGCTGGTACATCGGCGGCCTGCTGCACCACGCCCCGTCGCTGCTGGCCTTCACCAACCCGACGGTCAACTCGTACCGCCGCCTGGTGCCGGGGTTCGAGGCGCCGGTCAACCTGGTCTACTCGCAGCGCAACCGCTCCGCCTGCACCCGGATCCCGGTGACCGGCAGCAACCCGCAGGCCAAGCGGGTCGAATTCCGCGTGCCGGACCCGTCGGCGAACGTCTACCTGGCCTTCTCGGCGATGCTGATGGCCGGCCTGGACGGCATCAAGAACAAGATCGAGCCGCCGACGCCGATCGACAAGGACCTGTACGACCTGCCGCCGGAGGAGTGGGGCGACGTCAAGCAGGTGCCGGGCTCGCTGCCGGCCGTGCTCGACTCGCTCGAGGCCGACCACGACTACCTGCTCGACGGTGGCGTGTTCACGCCGGACCTGATCTCGACGTGGATCGACTGGAAGCGGACCAACGAGGTCGACCCGGTGCGCCTGCGCCCGACCCCGCACGAGTTCGCGATGTACTTCGACTGCTGAGCAGCGGCGTCAGCAACTCCGGCCGGGCCGGCTCCGCGACACCGCGGGGCCGGCCCGGCCATGTGGGCCTCCTGCGGAGGACGCCGGTTACGGGATCACCGTCCGACCGGCTCACCCGGATCGAACCATCGAGGCCAGCCGGTTCCACCCCGGCGGGCGTGGCGGAGCCGGGCCCCACCCCGCACCGCGACCGCGACGACCAGCGCCGTCATCGCCACCGCGCCCGGCGCTTTCACCAGCCGGGCAAGGTTGGTGCCGTCCGGCAGGGTGAGGAAGGCCGCCACCGCGCAGGGCACCACGAACCAGCCGGTCCGCGCCGCCGCGACCGCGAGCACGGCCAACGGCCAGGTCGCGTACCAGGGGTGGAACACCGGAGCCAGGACGACCGTGGCGGCCAGCGCGAGCCCGGCGCCGAGCAGCGCCACCCGCGGACGGGCCGCGCCCATCCGTAGCACCCGCTGCCGGACATCGTTCAGGTCACGCAACGCCGACCAGGCCCGCCACCACAGCAGCGCCAGCAGCACCACCAGCACCGCCAGCGCCACCGCCCGGGTCACCGGGACCGCGGCGGGCTGCCGGCCGAGCAGTTCACCCAGATAGTCGAGGACCATGCCGACGGCCGTCGAAGGCGACGTCCACTGCTCCGAGTCGCCGCTGCGGGTCAGCCCGCGTACCCAGCCGAGGCCGAGACCCGAGGACACCGACGCGCCGGCGAGCGCGGCGAACACCCCGGCGGCCAGCCAGCCACCGTCGCGCAGCAGCGACCGTACGGTGTAGCGGCCGAGCACCGCCGCGAGGGCCGCGAACGGCACCACCACCAGGGCGGTGACCTTCACGCCCACCGCCAGGCCCAGTAACGCCCCGGCGACCAGCAGCGGGCGGGGCTTGCCGGGGAACCGGACGAGCACCAGCAGGCCGAGCAGCAGCAGCCCGAGCATCACGCCGTCGTTGTGGGCACCGGCCACCAGGTGCACGCCGACCAGCGGGCAGGCCAGCGCCAGCCAGGCCGCCCGGCGGGTCGGCACGCCCGCCGCCCGGGCCAGCCCGAGCAGGCACAACGCCGCGAGCAGCACCCCGGCGACCGCGACCAACCGCAGCACCACCACCGTGCCGACCAGCCCGCCGCCGAGCGTCACCGCCAGCCCCGCGAGCAGGACGAAGACCGGCCCGTACGGCGCGGGGGTGTCCCGCCAGATCGGGGCGACCGCGTCCACCCAGGGGCAGCCGGCCGCCGCCACCCCGGTCGCGTACGGGTCGACGCCGTGCGCGTACGCCCAGCCCTGGCAGGCGTACGAGTACACGTCGCGGCTGCCCATCGGCGGCGCCACCAGCAGCGGCGCAGCCCACAGCGCCGCCGTCCGGTACGCCCAGCCGGTCGACGGCGCCCCGGCGCGCAACGCCCACCAGGCACCGACCAGCAGGCCGGTACCGAGCAGCCAGAGCACGACAGTCAGCGGACCATCGTCCGAGTGCCACACCCGCGCGGCGGTGGACCCGGGCAGCGCCCCGCCCACATAGCCCGAGACGGCCAGCAGCGCGGCACCGACCAGACCGGCGTACCGCGCGGCGAGCGCCCGACCGGGCGCGGCCCGGTACCTGCCCGGCGGCACGCCGGTTTCCGTCACCGGCGCACCCCTCCCGACTCGTCGGTGACCGTTCGGCGGGCCGTCCGAGCCGACCGTAACAAGCGGATCGTCACCACGATGACCAGCAGGGTCATCAGGGGCGCCCCGGCGGTCTTGGTGTACCGGGGCAGGGTGGTGCCGTCCGGCAGCACCAGGAACGACGAGACCAGCGCGACCAGGGCGGCCCAGTCGGTCCGGCGGGCGGTCGCCGCGAGCACGGCCAACGGCCAGGTCCAAATACCACGGGTGGAAGATCGGGGCGAGCGCGACGGTGGCGGTGAGCGCCAGGCCGGCGTGCCACAGCGGCTCCCGGGTCCGCGCCCGCCACCACAGCCAGGGCAGCGTCAGCAGGAGCGCCGCCAGGCCGATCCACCGGGTGACCGGCAGCGCGTCGACGTGCCAGCCGAAGGGCAACACCAGGTACCCGAAGGTCTGCCCCACGGCGGTCGGCGGCGAGCTCCAGGCGACCAGCAGACCACCCTGCCGCAGCCCACCGATCCAGCCGAGGTCCAGTCCGGTGGCGAACGTGAGCCCGACGACGGTGGCGACGGCGCCGCCGACCACCCACCCACCCTCACGGACCAGGCGCCGCGTCGAGTACGCCCCGGTCAGCGCGGCCAGCGCCGCGAACGGCACCACGACCAGCGCGGTCACCTTGATCCCGGTGGCCAGGCCGAGCAGGACCCCACCGGCCAGCAGCGGGCCGGGGCGTCCTGGCCGGGACGCCACCACGGCCAACCCGGCGACGAGCAGCCCGACCATCAGGGCGTCGTTGTGCGCGCCGGAGACCAGGTGCACCCCGACCAGCGGGGAGCCGAGCGCCAGCCAGAGCGCCCGCTTCGGCGCCACCCCGCACCTGCGGGCGAGCACCGGTAGACAGGCCGCCGCGAGGCCGACCCCGGCCACCGCGAGTAGCCGGAACAGCACGATGCTGCGGACCAGCGAGTCGGCCGCCGCCACCACCGCACCGGAGACCAGGACGAACAGCGGCCCGTACGGCGCCGGGGTGTCCCGCCAGATCGGCGAGATCGTGTCCAGCCACGGGCAGGGCAGGACGGACACCCCCTGCTCGTACGGGCTGAACCCGGCCGCGTACGTGGCGCCCTGGCAGGCGTACGCGTAGACGTCCCGGCTGCCCAGCGGCGGGGCGACCAGCAGCGGGACCAGCCAGAGCCCGACGGTGACCAGCGCCCACCGCGCCGAGGGCACCCGGTCGCGCAGTGTCCACCACGCCCCGGCGAGCAGCCCCAGCCCGGCCACCCACAGCGCGATGAGCACGGGCCCGTTCGGGCCCTGCCAGATTCCGACGGGGGTGACCGAGTGCGGCGAGGAGGGCAGCGCGCCGCCGAGGACGGCGGCGACGGCGAGCATCGTCGAGCCGGCCAGGCCGGTCCAGCGCGCGAGATGGTGAGGCACGGAAACACATGTTGCCAGCACCGTGGCCGCGGTCCGAGGTAGGCACGCGGGGCAGCCGGTGGCAGCGCCTGGGGCCGGCCCTGACCTACATCTCCAGCACCCGCTCCATCGCCGCCCGGGAGCGCCGGCCGGTGCGCAGGTACTCGTCGAGGAACTCACCTGGGTCGTCGCGCCCGAGCAGCCGCACCACGCCGGCCAGTTCCACCCCGTGCCGGGGCAGCTGGTCGCCGGCCCGGCCCCGCACCAGCATCAGCGCGTTGCGGACCTGGGCGGCAAGGGTCCAGCCGGCCGACATCGCCTCGGCGTCCGCCGGATCGACCAGGCCCGCGTTCCGCGCGGCCGCCAGGGCGTCGAGCGTACGCGTGCCGCGCAGCTCCGGCAGCCGTCCGGCGTGCCGGAGCTGGAGCAACTGCACCGCCCATTCGACATCGGCCAGGCCGCCCCGGCCCAGCTTCGTGTGGGTGGCCGGGTCTGCGCCCCGTGGCAGCCGCTCGGTCTCCACCCGCGCCTTGATCCGGAGGATCTCGACGATCTGCTCGCGGGTCAGCCCGTCCGCCGGATACCGCACCGGGTCGATCATCGCCTCGAACTCGGCGCCCAGGTCGGCGTCGCCGCAGACGAACCGGCCGCGCAGCAACGCCTGTGCCTCCCACACCCGCGACCAGCGGGCGTAGTACCGGGCGTAGGCGGCGAGGCTGCGAACAAGTGGCCCCTGCCGGCCCTCGGGACGCAGGTCGGCGTCGACACCCAACGGCGGGTCGGGAGCGGGCATGCCGAGCAGCCGCCGCAGCTCCTCGGCGATCCCGTGGGCGGCGGTGCTGGCGGCGCTCTCGCCCGCCCCCGCCGGCAGGTCGTAGACGAACAGCACATCGGCGTCGGAGAGGTAGTTCGACTCGTACCCGCCGAGCCGACCCATGCCGATCACCGCGAACCGCAGGCCCGGCACCGACGGTTGGCCCGCGCGGGCGGTCCGCAGGGCGGCGGCCAGCGTGGCGTCGGTGACATCCGCCAGCGCGGTGCCGACGGCGGTGACGTCGGCGAGGCCGGACGGGGCACGTCCCTCGACGCGGGGCGGCGACGGGGCCAACGACCCGGCGCGGCTCAGCACATCGGCGCACGCCAGCCGGACCAGCTCCCGCCGCCGCAGCGCGCGGACGGCCCGGGTCGCCTCCACCGGGTCGTCGGCGTGCCGGGCCGCCGCCGCAGCGAAGCCCTCGCAGAGCACGCCCCGGGGTCGCGGGGTCAACTCGCTTTCCTCGGCGAGCAGGCGCAGCGCCTCCGGCTCGCGGGCGAGCAGGTCGGCCCCGTACCGGGAGGACGAGAGCACCCGGGCCAGCCGGCGGGCGACCGGCCCCGAGTCGCGCAGCAACCGCAGATACCAGGGGGTGCTGCCGAGCTTCTCGGAGACCTGGCGGTAGTTGAGCAGCCCGCGATCCGGCTCGGGAGCGTCGGCGAACTCGCTGAGCAGCACCGGCAGCAGGGTGCGCTGGATCGCGGCGGTGCGGCTCACCCCGCCGGTCAGGGCCTGGAGGTGCCGCAACGCCCCGGCCGGGTCGGCGAACCCGAGGATCTCCAGCCGGTTGCGGGCGGCCGCCGGGGTGAGCCGCAGCCCGTCGGCGGGCACCCGGGCGACCGATTCGAGGAGCGGCCGGTACAGCAGCTTGGCGTGCAGCCGGCGGACCTCGGCGACGTGGGTGACCCACTCGGCGCGGAACTCCTCGACGGCGCTCCGTCCCGG
The sequence above is a segment of the Micromonospora sp. WMMA1363 genome. Coding sequences within it:
- the mptB gene encoding polyprenol phosphomannose-dependent alpha 1,6 mannosyltransferase MptB encodes the protein MPPGRYRAAPGRALAARYAGLVGAALLAVSGYVGGALPGSTAARVWHSDDGPLTVVLWLLGTGLLVGAWWALRAGAPSTGWAYRTAALWAAPLLVAPPMGSRDVYSYACQGWAYAHGVDPYATGVAAAGCPWVDAVAPIWRDTPAPYGPVFVLLAGLAVTLGGGLVGTVVVLRLVAVAGVLLAALCLLGLARAAGVPTRRAAWLALACPLVGVHLVAGAHNDGVMLGLLLLGLLVLVRFPGKPRPLLVAGALLGLAVGVKVTALVVVPFAALAAVLGRYTVRSLLRDGGWLAAGVFAALAGASVSSGLGLGWVRGLTRSGDSEQWTSPSTAVGMVLDYLGELLGRQPAAVPVTRAVALAVLVVLLALLWWRAWSALRDLNDVRQRVLRMGAARPRVALLGAGLALAATVVLAPVFHPWYATWPLAVLAVAAARTGWFVVPCAVAAFLTLPDGTNLARLVKAPGAVAMTALVVAVAVRGGARLRHARRGGTGWPRWFDPGEPVGR
- a CDS encoding bifunctional [glutamine synthetase] adenylyltransferase/[glutamine synthetase]-adenylyl-L-tyrosine phosphorylase; this translates as MSRPTRAAKRLARYGFGTGDGGSRAADLLGPEGLGLWRPDTQEPADEAAAELLTALSRAAEPDLALRQLHRLVEAERRATAGGNGAVRPGAGGVPAARGATTGTTGTTGGRIGPAAPHGVTPPGIGSGSALLAALHDDPGLRRRLVAVLGASSALGDHLVANPDQWAALRTAADGLAPPADGRLELTGDGQPIVVLRTAYRLALLRIAAADLTGARGLEQTMATLSTLADATLAAAFEIALGELPAGTPRPRLAVVALGKCGGDELNYVSDVDVIFVAAEDDDLPAATTVATRLIHVCGLVAWPVDAALRPEGNRGPLVRTLASHLAYYRRWARTWEFQALLKARPAAGDLALGREWVDQLAPLLWRAAERPEAVEDVRAMRRKIIDHIPPRELDREIKRGPGGLRDIEFAVQLLQLVHGRGDEALRAAGTIPALRALVAGGYVGRADGEALLRGYRFLRSVEHRLQLQGLRRTHTVPTDPAALRWLAAALGYAATPGRSAVEEFRAEWVTHVAEVRRLHAKLLYRPLLESVARVPADGLRLTPAAARNRLEILGFADPAGALRHLQALTGGVSRTAAIQRTLLPVLLSEFADAPEPDRGLLNYRQVSEKLGSTPWYLRLLRDSGPVARRLARVLSSSRYGADLLAREPEALRLLAEESELTPRPRGVLCEGFAAAAARHADDPVEATRAVRALRRRELVRLACADVLSRAGSLAPSPPRVEGRAPSGLADVTAVGTALADVTDATLAAALRTARAGQPSVPGLRFAVIGMGRLGGYESNYLSDADVLFVYDLPAGAGESAASTAAHGIAEELRRLLGMPAPDPPLGVDADLRPEGRQGPLVRSLAAYARYYARWSRVWEAQALLRGRFVCGDADLGAEFEAMIDPVRYPADGLTREQIVEILRIKARVETERLPRGADPATHTKLGRGGLADVEWAVQLLQLRHAGRLPELRGTRTLDALAAARNAGLVDPADAEAMSAGWTLAAQVRNALMLVRGRAGDQLPRHGVELAGVVRLLGRDDPGEFLDEYLRTGRRSRAAMERVLEM